A genomic segment from Alistipes senegalensis JC50 encodes:
- a CDS encoding thioredoxin family protein produces MKDFDKIIWRNALTFVDFFAVWCGTCRAMTPVIDRFQKQMNGRADVYRMDIEDPDLLEIVRRYNIVSVPTLMFFRRGEVLWRESGRVDYEHLVNVLNELEKHEHVLL; encoded by the coding sequence ATGAAAGACTTCGACAAGATCATCTGGCGGAACGCGCTGACGTTCGTAGATTTTTTCGCTGTCTGGTGCGGAACGTGCAGGGCGATGACCCCCGTGATCGACCGGTTTCAAAAACAGATGAACGGCCGCGCGGACGTTTACCGCATGGACATCGAAGACCCCGACCTGCTCGAAATCGTGCGGCGCTACAACATCGTGTCGGTACCGACGCTGATGTTTTTCCGCCGCGGGGAGGTGCTGTGGCGCGAGAGCGGACGGGTGGATTACGAGCACCTGGTGAACGTGCTCAACGAACTCGAAAAACACGAACACGTGCTGCTTTAG
- a CDS encoding NAD-dependent epimerase/dehydratase family protein, translating to MQKRIVVLGGVGFIGTHLCLRLLDEGHEVFCVDTRDIANSPLLRDMPPHPEFRYVRHNIVHQFGIRCDEIYNLASPSRVRYNKALPVETLKVNTLGSINALDTARAEHARILFASAGNIYAANCRDTAEESGFCTTRRILAEGKRAAEAMHRAYQSEFGVDARIARIFNTYGTGADLMDQRVVMKMIVAALQNRDIPINGSGEQLRTFCWVEDVVDGLVRLMDAPPTETARTINFGSSHEVSIRALAEKIVALTGSRSQIVHTDARADDVRRLAPDISSARRELGWEPRTPLVEGLRRTISYAEKELADKTHAGMTWAEIS from the coding sequence ATGCAAAAGAGAATAGTCGTACTGGGCGGCGTGGGATTCATCGGCACCCACCTGTGTCTGCGTCTGCTGGACGAAGGGCACGAAGTTTTCTGCGTGGACACGCGCGACATCGCCAATTCGCCGCTGCTGCGCGACATGCCCCCGCATCCGGAATTCCGCTATGTCCGCCACAACATCGTCCACCAATTCGGGATTCGCTGCGACGAGATCTACAATCTCGCCTCGCCCTCCCGCGTGCGCTACAACAAGGCGCTGCCCGTCGAGACGCTCAAAGTCAACACGCTGGGCTCGATAAACGCCCTCGACACCGCCCGTGCGGAACACGCCCGCATCCTGTTCGCCTCGGCGGGGAACATCTATGCCGCAAACTGCCGGGACACCGCCGAAGAGTCCGGCTTCTGCACCACGCGCCGCATTCTCGCCGAAGGCAAACGCGCCGCCGAGGCGATGCACCGCGCCTATCAGAGCGAATTCGGAGTGGACGCCCGCATTGCCCGCATATTCAACACCTACGGCACAGGCGCCGACCTGATGGATCAGCGCGTGGTGATGAAAATGATCGTGGCGGCGTTGCAGAACCGCGACATTCCGATCAACGGCAGCGGCGAACAGTTGCGGACCTTCTGCTGGGTCGAGGATGTCGTGGACGGGCTGGTGCGGCTGATGGACGCCCCGCCGACCGAGACCGCGCGGACGATCAATTTCGGCAGCAGCCACGAGGTTTCGATCCGTGCGCTGGCCGAGAAGATCGTCGCCCTGACGGGCAGCCGCTCGCAGATCGTACACACCGACGCCCGCGCCGACGACGTGCGGCGTCTCGCGCCCGACATCTCGTCGGCGCGCCGCGAACTGGGATGGGAACCCCGCACGCCGCTGGTCGAGGGACTGCGCCGCACGATCAGCTACGCCGAAAAAGAGCTCGCAGACAAGACCCATGCGGGGATGACGTGGGCGGAGATAAGTTGA
- the radA gene encoding DNA repair protein RadA translates to MAKVKKAYFCKNCGFEAPKWLGRCPSCGEWNTFTEEIIARESGSVAATVAGPLPAAKPQRVKDIRESEHVRIDLGNAEVNRVLGGGMVPGSLVLVGGEPGIGKSTLSLQIALAANGLKTLYVSGEESAEQIKMRAARIGIGNDECLIYPETLLENIVAQITEQRPDLVVIDSIQTIYTDLLDSSAGSVSQIRECAATLLKYAKSTGTSIFIIGHITKDGAIAGPKILEHIVDVVLQFEGDSNNIYRILRGIKNRFGATFEIGVFEMLDAGLRGVDNPSEILLTHYEEPLSGIAVGASADGVRPYLIEVQALVSGAAYGTPQRSTTGYDGRRMNMLLAVLEKRVGMKMFQKDVFLNFAGGFKVADPGLDLAVVAAVISSYYDRPVAEGVCCAGEIGLSGEVRPAPRTEQRISEAARLGFKRIIVSGYLAKGGKRPKGIEVVPINSIDQLPRALFLEAR, encoded by the coding sequence ATGGCAAAGGTCAAAAAGGCATATTTCTGCAAGAACTGCGGTTTCGAAGCCCCCAAATGGCTGGGACGGTGCCCCTCGTGCGGCGAGTGGAACACCTTCACCGAGGAGATCATCGCCCGTGAAAGCGGTTCGGTGGCGGCGACCGTGGCGGGCCCCCTGCCCGCGGCGAAGCCCCAGCGGGTGAAGGATATCCGCGAAAGCGAACACGTGCGCATCGACCTCGGGAATGCCGAGGTCAACCGGGTGCTGGGCGGCGGCATGGTCCCCGGATCGCTGGTCTTGGTGGGCGGCGAGCCGGGCATCGGCAAATCGACCCTCTCGCTGCAAATCGCGCTGGCGGCGAACGGACTGAAGACCCTCTATGTCTCGGGCGAGGAGTCGGCCGAGCAGATCAAGATGCGCGCGGCACGCATAGGAATCGGCAACGACGAATGCCTGATCTATCCCGAAACGCTGCTGGAGAACATCGTGGCGCAGATCACCGAACAGCGTCCCGACCTGGTGGTGATCGACTCGATACAGACCATCTACACCGACCTGCTGGACTCGTCGGCGGGAAGCGTGTCGCAGATCCGCGAATGCGCTGCCACGCTGCTGAAATACGCCAAATCGACCGGAACGTCGATCTTCATCATCGGACACATCACCAAGGACGGCGCGATAGCCGGCCCCAAGATACTGGAACACATCGTCGATGTGGTTCTGCAATTCGAAGGCGACAGCAACAATATCTACCGCATTCTGCGGGGCATCAAGAACCGTTTCGGCGCCACGTTCGAGATCGGGGTCTTCGAGATGCTCGACGCCGGGCTGCGGGGAGTCGATAATCCGTCGGAAATCCTGCTGACCCACTACGAGGAGCCGCTTTCGGGCATCGCCGTGGGGGCTTCGGCCGACGGCGTGAGGCCCTATCTGATCGAGGTGCAGGCGCTGGTGAGCGGCGCGGCCTACGGCACCCCCCAGCGTTCGACGACGGGCTACGACGGCCGGCGCATGAACATGCTGCTGGCCGTGCTGGAGAAGCGCGTGGGGATGAAGATGTTCCAGAAGGACGTTTTCCTGAACTTCGCCGGAGGATTCAAGGTCGCCGATCCGGGGCTGGACCTCGCGGTCGTGGCGGCGGTGATCTCCTCCTACTACGACCGTCCCGTGGCCGAAGGGGTCTGCTGCGCAGGCGAGATCGGCCTCTCGGGCGAAGTGCGCCCCGCACCCCGCACCGAACAGCGCATCAGCGAAGCGGCGCGGCTGGGGTTCAAGCGCATCATCGTCTCGGGCTATCTGGCCAAAGGCGGCAAGCGCCCCAAAGGGATCGAGGTCGTGCCGATAAACAGCATCGACCAGCTTCCCCGGGCGCTCTTCCTGGAAGCCCGTTAA
- a CDS encoding lactate utilization protein — MTNRTTEKLEACAAALRRHHFDAVAVGSTAEAFAVMKAAAEECRPRLASFGDSMTMRATGIVEWLAGNDEIVLLDGFDASKPYEERLEIRRQALMSDFFVTGVNAVTEAGTLHWLDKVGNRIAPVAFGPRKVVIVAGRNKVVADRDAAEERIRRIAAPQNIARHPGFHTPCAKTGICSDCNAQDRVCNTRMEMLRCWPDKRVLVVLIDEDLGL, encoded by the coding sequence ATGACAAACCGAACTACAGAAAAACTGGAAGCCTGCGCCGCGGCGCTGCGGAGGCATCATTTCGACGCCGTAGCCGTCGGCAGTACGGCCGAAGCCTTCGCCGTGATGAAGGCCGCAGCAGAGGAGTGCCGGCCCCGGCTGGCGTCGTTCGGCGACTCGATGACGATGCGTGCGACGGGGATCGTCGAGTGGCTCGCCGGCAATGACGAAATAGTGCTGCTCGACGGATTCGACGCCTCGAAGCCCTATGAGGAACGGCTCGAAATACGCCGTCAGGCCCTGATGTCGGACTTTTTCGTAACGGGCGTGAATGCCGTGACCGAAGCGGGTACGCTCCATTGGCTCGACAAAGTGGGCAACCGCATCGCCCCGGTGGCGTTCGGACCCCGCAAGGTGGTCATCGTGGCGGGCCGCAACAAGGTGGTGGCCGACCGCGACGCAGCCGAAGAGCGCATCCGCCGCATCGCGGCGCCGCAGAACATCGCCCGCCACCCGGGATTCCACACGCCCTGCGCCAAAACGGGCATCTGTTCGGACTGCAATGCGCAGGACCGGGTCTGCAATACCCGGATGGAGATGCTGCGCTGCTGGCCCGACAAACGAGTGCTGGTGGTACTGATCGACGAAGATTTGGGATTATGA
- the rseP gene encoding RIP metalloprotease RseP, with protein MDILTKIIQFFLCFTILVGIHELGHYIMARVFKIRVDKFYIFFDLGFSLFKFRRGHTEYGLGWLPLGGYCKIAGMIDESMDKEYQKQPPQPWEFRSKPAWQRFLVMIAGVVMNVVLAVAIYIGVCYTWGDSYFSNEDAKWGYNFNEAGHSLGFRDGDRLVSIDGEAVENPMVFLNSLLITEGDRRVVVERDGEQVELTLPLAELIAMRQNKGYEKLLVQRMPFLIDSVVAPTAARLRKGDEIVAMESRRTADRYEKMDYRDYKAYLQLHAGDTVRLTVLRNGGTLELPVPVSAEGTIGVIVQNPYTLRTQTYTFWESIPAGFRKAGDMISSYWEQLKMIVQPKTKMYEELGGFIAIGSIFPSSWDWQDFWLKTAFLSIILAVMNILPIPGLDGGHAIFTFWEMVTGRKVSDKVLEGAQYVGLIIILFLLLYANGNDIYRFFIK; from the coding sequence ATGGATATTCTAACCAAGATCATTCAATTCTTCCTCTGTTTCACCATCCTCGTAGGCATTCACGAGCTGGGACACTACATCATGGCGCGGGTCTTCAAAATCCGCGTCGATAAGTTCTACATCTTCTTCGACCTGGGATTCTCGCTCTTCAAGTTCCGCCGCGGACACACCGAATACGGTTTGGGCTGGCTGCCGCTGGGCGGATACTGCAAGATCGCCGGCATGATCGACGAGTCGATGGACAAGGAGTATCAGAAACAACCCCCGCAGCCCTGGGAGTTCCGGTCGAAACCCGCCTGGCAGCGTTTTCTGGTGATGATCGCCGGCGTGGTGATGAACGTCGTGCTGGCCGTGGCCATCTACATCGGCGTCTGCTACACCTGGGGCGACAGCTATTTCTCGAACGAGGATGCCAAATGGGGCTACAACTTCAACGAAGCGGGACACAGCCTCGGATTCCGCGACGGGGACCGGCTGGTGAGCATCGACGGCGAGGCGGTGGAGAACCCGATGGTGTTCCTCAACTCGCTGCTGATCACCGAGGGTGACCGCCGCGTGGTCGTGGAGCGCGACGGAGAGCAGGTGGAACTGACGCTCCCGCTCGCCGAACTGATCGCCATGCGTCAGAACAAGGGCTATGAAAAACTCCTCGTCCAGCGCATGCCTTTCCTGATCGACAGCGTCGTGGCCCCGACTGCTGCCCGGCTGCGGAAAGGCGACGAAATCGTCGCTATGGAGAGCCGGCGCACGGCGGACCGTTACGAAAAGATGGACTACCGCGACTACAAAGCCTATCTGCAACTCCATGCCGGCGACACGGTGCGGCTGACCGTCCTGCGCAACGGCGGGACGCTGGAACTCCCCGTTCCCGTCTCCGCCGAGGGAACGATCGGCGTGATCGTACAAAACCCCTACACGCTCCGCACGCAGACGTACACCTTCTGGGAGTCGATTCCGGCGGGTTTCCGCAAGGCCGGCGACATGATCTCCTCCTACTGGGAGCAGCTGAAGATGATCGTACAGCCCAAGACCAAGATGTACGAGGAGCTGGGCGGATTCATCGCCATCGGCAGCATCTTCCCCTCGTCGTGGGACTGGCAGGATTTCTGGCTGAAAACCGCCTTTCTGTCGATCATCCTCGCCGTGATGAACATCCTGCCGATCCCGGGGCTCGACGGCGGGCACGCTATCTTCACCTTCTGGGAGATGGTGACGGGCCGCAAAGTGAGCGACAAGGTGTTGGAAGGCGCGCAGTACGTCGGGCTTATCATCATCCTCTTCCTGCTGCTCTACGCCAACGGAAACGACATATACCGGTTCTTCATCAAATAA
- a CDS encoding 1-deoxy-D-xylulose-5-phosphate reductoisomerase yields the protein MKQRLAILGSTGSIGVQTLDIVRENPDRFEARILTANRNWEKLAQQAREFDADTVVIADKSRYAALSEALADTDTKVYAGEEAVAQVAGGGDTEVVVNALVGYAGLAPTVAAIEAGKKLALANKESLVVGGACVMPLARERKAPVIPIDSEHSAIFQCLVGERAPVRRLIVTCSGGAFRDLAAEELANVTVEQALRHPQWDMGAKITIDSSTLVNKGFEVIEAHWLFGTSTERISVLLHPQSIVHSMVEFEDGAIKAQLGTPDMRMPISFALMFPDRANRPGERFNFLNHPQLTFAEVDRAKYPALDIAYDCLRRGGTAACTMNGANEVAVAAFLARKCAWLDIVRAIRHALERASFIASPTLADYAEANAEARALAAEFLKLKGEM from the coding sequence ATGAAACAACGACTTGCCATACTGGGTTCGACCGGTTCGATCGGCGTGCAGACGCTCGACATCGTCCGCGAGAACCCCGACCGCTTCGAAGCCCGCATCCTCACGGCGAACCGCAACTGGGAAAAACTCGCGCAGCAGGCCCGGGAATTCGACGCCGACACGGTGGTGATCGCCGACAAGAGCCGTTACGCCGCCCTGAGCGAAGCACTTGCGGACACCGACACGAAGGTTTACGCCGGAGAGGAGGCCGTGGCGCAGGTCGCCGGAGGCGGAGACACCGAAGTGGTGGTCAACGCCCTGGTGGGCTATGCGGGGCTGGCGCCCACGGTGGCGGCCATCGAGGCGGGCAAGAAGCTCGCGCTGGCCAACAAGGAGTCGCTGGTGGTGGGCGGCGCCTGCGTGATGCCGCTGGCGCGCGAACGGAAAGCCCCGGTGATCCCGATCGACTCGGAGCACTCGGCCATCTTCCAATGCCTCGTGGGCGAACGCGCCCCGGTCCGAAGGCTGATCGTCACGTGCAGCGGCGGCGCGTTCCGCGACCTCGCGGCCGAAGAGCTGGCGAACGTCACGGTGGAACAGGCGCTGCGTCATCCCCAATGGGACATGGGCGCGAAGATCACGATCGACTCTTCGACGCTCGTGAACAAGGGGTTCGAGGTGATCGAGGCCCACTGGCTTTTCGGAACCTCGACCGAGCGGATCTCGGTGTTGCTCCATCCCCAGTCGATCGTGCACTCGATGGTCGAATTCGAAGACGGGGCGATCAAGGCCCAGTTGGGAACGCCCGACATGCGCATGCCGATCAGCTTCGCGCTGATGTTCCCCGACCGGGCGAACCGTCCGGGCGAGCGGTTCAACTTCCTGAACCATCCGCAGCTGACCTTCGCCGAGGTGGACCGCGCGAAATATCCGGCGCTGGACATCGCCTACGACTGCCTGCGGCGCGGCGGCACGGCGGCCTGCACGATGAACGGGGCGAACGAAGTGGCGGTGGCCGCATTCCTCGCCCGCAAGTGCGCGTGGCTCGACATCGTGCGCGCCATCCGTCATGCGCTGGAACGCGCGTCGTTCATCGCCTCGCCCACCCTGGCCGATTATGCCGAAGCGAACGCCGAAGCCCGTGCGCTGGCGGCGGAATTTTTAAAATTGAAAGGTGAAATGTGA
- a CDS encoding murein hydrolase activator EnvC family protein: MKFLKRIRAWWRGLFRKRRFSMLNATDNSEEWHIHLSPASVFAGLVAFVLLLFILTLSLVAYSPVLEFLPGYRTEADRSRESLLQNIIRLDSMERMMNDMMTYNRNIALIMEGRTPVARTLAASDSSRISKVLVMPSPEDSLLRAQMEGDGEYAIAPRSEGSRRKIREAIELATPVEGIITGRFDIKQGNFGVKIAAAAGDRIAAIDNGTVVQSLWAPETGYTVVLQHAGNLISIYKNLSQSLVSVGQTIRSGELIGYNAEAENGEVKLFEFELWNNGKPVDPEGYIVF, from the coding sequence ATGAAATTTCTGAAGAGAATACGGGCGTGGTGGCGCGGGCTGTTCCGCAAACGCCGCTTCAGCATGCTCAACGCCACGGACAATTCCGAGGAGTGGCACATACACCTTTCGCCCGCGAGCGTCTTTGCCGGGCTGGTGGCGTTCGTCCTGCTGCTGTTCATCCTCACGCTGTCGCTGGTGGCTTACAGCCCCGTGCTGGAGTTCCTGCCCGGATACCGCACCGAGGCCGACCGCTCGCGCGAAAGCCTGCTGCAAAACATCATCCGACTCGACTCGATGGAGCGCATGATGAACGACATGATGACCTACAACCGCAACATCGCCCTCATCATGGAGGGACGCACCCCCGTGGCGCGGACGCTGGCCGCGTCGGATTCGTCGCGCATCAGCAAGGTGCTGGTGATGCCCTCGCCCGAGGATTCGCTGCTGAGGGCCCAGATGGAGGGCGACGGGGAGTATGCCATCGCCCCGCGCAGCGAGGGGTCGCGCCGCAAGATCCGCGAGGCCATCGAACTGGCGACGCCCGTCGAAGGGATCATCACCGGGCGTTTCGACATCAAACAGGGGAATTTCGGCGTGAAGATCGCGGCGGCGGCCGGCGACCGCATCGCGGCCATCGACAACGGAACGGTCGTGCAGAGCCTCTGGGCCCCGGAGACGGGCTACACGGTGGTCCTGCAACACGCCGGGAACCTGATTTCGATCTACAAGAATCTTTCGCAGTCGCTCGTGTCGGTGGGACAGACCATCCGCTCGGGCGAGCTGATCGGATACAACGCCGAAGCCGAGAACGGCGAGGTGAAACTCTTCGAATTCGAACTCTGGAACAACGGCAAGCCCGTGGACCCGGAGGGATACATCGTCTTCTGA
- a CDS encoding NDP-sugar synthase: MVKPTLLVLAAGMGSRYGSLKQMDGVGPNNEAIIDYSVYDAIRAGFGKVVFVIRHSFEKEFREVFSADRFGGRIAVDFVFQELDYLPEGLTVPEGRVKPWGTNHAVMMAADAVHEPFAVINADDFYGAEAYKTIGEYLSKLGDSKNSYCMVAYDLNRTLSENGTVSRGVCGVDPKGDLTSMVERTQIERMPDGRIVFHDGGADEELAEDTPVSMNLFGFTPDFFAYSKEYFAQWYAENHENLKSEFYIPTMVNKLIGDGTATLRVLRSAAQWHGVTYKEDKPALMAAIEKMIADGKYPRDLWK; encoded by the coding sequence ATGGTCAAACCTACACTCTTGGTCCTGGCGGCGGGCATGGGCTCCCGCTACGGATCGCTCAAACAGATGGACGGCGTCGGTCCCAACAACGAAGCCATCATCGACTATTCGGTCTACGACGCCATCCGCGCCGGTTTCGGCAAGGTGGTTTTCGTCATCCGCCACTCTTTTGAAAAGGAGTTCCGCGAAGTCTTTTCGGCCGACCGCTTCGGCGGGCGCATCGCCGTCGATTTCGTCTTTCAGGAGCTGGACTACCTCCCCGAGGGGCTGACGGTTCCCGAAGGCCGCGTGAAGCCGTGGGGCACGAACCACGCCGTGATGATGGCCGCCGATGCCGTTCACGAGCCGTTCGCCGTGATCAACGCCGACGACTTCTACGGCGCCGAGGCTTACAAGACCATCGGCGAGTACCTCTCGAAACTCGGCGATTCGAAAAACAGCTATTGCATGGTCGCCTACGACCTGAACCGGACTCTTTCGGAGAACGGTACGGTTTCGCGCGGCGTCTGCGGCGTCGATCCGAAGGGCGACCTCACGTCGATGGTCGAGCGCACGCAGATCGAGCGCATGCCCGACGGCCGGATCGTCTTCCACGACGGTGGCGCCGACGAGGAGCTGGCCGAGGATACGCCGGTTTCGATGAACCTCTTCGGGTTCACGCCCGACTTCTTCGCCTATTCGAAGGAGTACTTCGCGCAGTGGTACGCCGAGAATCACGAGAATCTCAAGTCGGAGTTCTACATCCCGACGATGGTCAACAAGCTGATCGGCGACGGCACGGCGACGCTCCGCGTGCTGCGTTCGGCCGCCCAGTGGCACGGCGTCACCTACAAGGAGGACAAACCGGCGCTGATGGCCGCCATCGAGAAGATGATCGCCGACGGGAAATATCCCCGCGACCTCTGGAAGTAG
- a CDS encoding zinc-dependent metalloprotease has translation MVLSLCGSQQAFGLCGKRSRKAPAEQRDTTKSSAYDKFFKEEQRIARGLFTLHEMKGRVYFEIPLRLMDRSMLLGTTISATSDNGHGIVGSKPKDPLHFAFTRAGDRIAMRLISERTVSPPLPDHAEIGRALATSNIGAIYRLFKIETFTPDSSAVVVDATNLFVSDDERLSPFDKYSQHTLSGRLKRKESFEKEKSYVTGIKSFSDNVSVSSSLNYRVTISERGLRDVPVTIAATRSILLLDSLPVSPRITDSRIAVFPTGKMLYSPTTQGARPIWYANRWRLEPSDIEAYRRGELVDPVKPIVFYIDRNFPRTWLPYVIEGVNQWSELFEQIGFRNAVQARLFPEDDPEFDPDNLKYSCVRYAPVTIQNAMGPSWTDPRSGEIVSASVYLYHDVIELINNWLFIQTSPADPRVRQKQIPQEIIGDALRYVLSHEIGHCLGFMHNMGASSVIPVDSLRSPSFTRETGTTPSIMDYARFNYVAQPGDFERGVRMTPPRFGVYDRFLVKWNYTPLFAGSPEAEYAITSQWLREASADPALRYGKQQFSEPLDPRSLSEDLGDDHVRASEYGISNLKYVLSHLNAWTESDDRDYSYRKTIYNGIVNQYFTYLNHVYADVGGVYLYEKHVGDSVEHYRSVPRERQVRALEFLLGQLDDMEWLDDRSVTGNLGLVASAADAVCEAVMKAVVASPSKVGLSAALAENDAFTPEACMSLIYDRIWAPTLRRKALNLSQIKRQRLFLETLGKVAALREEGNSKSLAAMRRMEVPEAFRTDRSLLPNASAGCPGPVAGYDDPMPLFYEERPMEGLAYDCVLKIRRLLEGQRNHPDPQTRLHYRSLLHTIESYLK, from the coding sequence GTGGTCTTGTCGTTATGCGGCTCGCAGCAGGCGTTCGGACTTTGTGGAAAACGCAGCCGCAAGGCGCCCGCCGAACAGCGTGACACCACGAAAAGTTCGGCATACGACAAATTCTTCAAGGAGGAACAGCGCATAGCCCGGGGCCTTTTCACGCTGCATGAGATGAAAGGACGGGTCTATTTCGAGATTCCGCTCCGGCTGATGGACCGGAGCATGCTGCTCGGAACGACCATCTCGGCTACCAGCGACAACGGTCACGGAATCGTGGGCTCCAAGCCGAAAGATCCGCTTCATTTCGCATTCACGCGTGCGGGAGACCGGATCGCCATGCGGCTGATTTCGGAGCGGACTGTCTCCCCCCCCCTCCCGGATCATGCTGAAATAGGGCGGGCGCTCGCAACGAGCAATATCGGCGCTATTTACCGGTTGTTCAAGATCGAGACCTTTACGCCCGACAGCTCGGCGGTGGTCGTGGACGCCACGAATCTGTTTGTCAGCGATGACGAGCGGCTGTCGCCTTTCGACAAATACAGCCAGCACACGCTTTCGGGACGCCTCAAACGCAAGGAGTCGTTCGAAAAGGAGAAGTCCTACGTGACCGGAATCAAGTCCTTTTCGGATAACGTTTCGGTCAGCAGCAGTCTGAATTACCGGGTGACGATCTCGGAGCGCGGGCTGCGGGATGTGCCGGTTACGATCGCTGCCACACGTTCCATCCTGCTGCTCGACAGTCTTCCCGTCAGCCCCCGGATCACCGACAGCCGCATCGCCGTTTTTCCGACGGGCAAGATGCTCTATTCTCCCACGACCCAGGGGGCCCGTCCGATATGGTATGCCAACCGCTGGCGGCTGGAGCCCTCGGATATCGAAGCCTACCGGCGCGGGGAATTGGTGGACCCGGTCAAGCCGATCGTCTTTTACATCGACCGTAATTTTCCCCGCACGTGGCTTCCGTACGTCATCGAAGGGGTGAATCAGTGGAGCGAACTTTTCGAGCAGATCGGTTTCCGCAATGCCGTCCAGGCGCGGCTTTTTCCCGAGGACGACCCTGAATTCGACCCCGACAACCTCAAATATTCGTGCGTGCGGTATGCCCCGGTGACGATTCAGAACGCTATGGGCCCCTCGTGGACCGATCCGCGCAGCGGCGAGATCGTCAGCGCCTCGGTCTATCTTTATCACGATGTGATCGAGCTGATCAACAACTGGCTTTTCATACAGACTTCGCCGGCCGATCCGCGCGTGCGGCAGAAGCAGATTCCTCAGGAGATCATCGGCGACGCCCTGCGGTATGTGCTTTCGCACGAGATCGGGCATTGCCTGGGCTTCATGCACAACATGGGCGCATCGTCCGTGATCCCCGTGGATTCGCTGCGGAGCCCCTCTTTCACCCGCGAGACGGGAACGACCCCGTCGATCATGGATTACGCCCGTTTCAACTATGTCGCCCAGCCGGGCGATTTCGAGCGCGGCGTGCGGATGACGCCTCCGCGGTTCGGGGTTTACGACCGGTTTCTGGTGAAATGGAACTATACGCCGCTTTTCGCCGGGAGCCCCGAGGCGGAGTATGCGATCACCTCGCAATGGCTGCGCGAGGCGTCGGCCGATCCGGCCCTGCGCTACGGCAAGCAGCAGTTCTCCGAGCCGCTCGACCCCCGGTCCCTCTCCGAGGATCTTGGCGACGATCACGTCAGGGCCTCCGAATACGGCATCTCCAATCTGAAATACGTGCTTTCGCACCTCAATGCCTGGACCGAATCCGACGACCGGGATTACAGCTACCGCAAGACCATCTACAACGGAATCGTCAACCAGTATTTCACCTATCTGAACCATGTCTATGCGGACGTGGGCGGAGTGTATCTGTACGAGAAACACGTCGGGGACTCGGTCGAACATTACCGGAGCGTTCCCCGCGAGCGTCAGGTCCGGGCGCTGGAATTCCTGTTGGGACAGCTCGACGACATGGAGTGGCTGGACGACCGGAGTGTGACGGGCAATCTGGGGCTGGTGGCCTCGGCCGCGGACGCCGTGTGCGAGGCTGTGATGAAAGCCGTCGTGGCGTCGCCCTCGAAAGTGGGGCTTTCGGCTGCGCTGGCCGAGAATGACGCCTTCACGCCCGAAGCGTGCATGTCGTTGATTTACGACCGGATCTGGGCTCCGACCCTTCGCCGGAAGGCGTTGAATCTCTCGCAGATCAAGCGGCAGCGTCTTTTCCTGGAGACGCTCGGCAAGGTGGCCGCATTGCGTGAAGAGGGAAATTCCAAGAGCCTTGCGGCCATGCGGCGGATGGAGGTTCCGGAGGCGTTCCGCACGGACCGGTCCCTGCTGCCGAACGCTTCGGCAGGTTGTCCGGGACCTGTGGCGGGGTATGACGATCCTATGCCGCTGTTTTACGAAGAGCGGCCGATGGAGGGACTCGCCTATGACTGCGTGCTGAAGATCCGGCGCTTGCTGGAGGGGCAGCGGAACCATCCCGATCCGCAGACCCGGCTGCACTACCGTTCGCTGTTGCATACGATCGAATCCTATCTGAAATGA